DNA sequence from the Acidimicrobiales bacterium genome:
GCAGTCGGTGATCCAGGGGGCCCGGTTGTCCTCGGCCGGCCGCATCGTGGCCATCGACGCCAACCCCGCCAAGGAGGAGGCGGCCCGGCGCATGGGGGCCACGGACTTCATCGACGTCTCGGCGGTGGACGACCCGGTGGCGGCCCTGCGCGATCTCGGGCTCGCCAACGGTGTCGACTACGCCTTCGAGTGCGTGGGACACCCGGCCCTGATCCGCCAGGCCGTCGACATGCTCGACTGGGGCGGCTCGTGCGTGATGCTCGGTGTCCCGAAGCTGGGCA
Encoded proteins:
- a CDS encoding zinc-binding dehydrogenase, whose protein sequence is QSVIQGARLSSAGRIVAIDANPAKEEAARRMGATDFIDVSAVDDPVAALRDLGLANGVDYAFECVGHPALIRQAVDMLDWGGSCVMLGVPKLGTEASFVVNSMYQDKSIMGCRYGSARPHHDIPLVVGFYLDGRFLLDEMVTRTYDLAEIDAALEDLEAGRLNRGVLTLD